The Verrucomicrobiota bacterium DNA window ATGTCTTGGAGGACCACATGCATGATCGGCCATTGTGGCGTGGAGAGTCTCCAGCGTTCTTCGGTTTCTTCCTGGGGGAGATCCACAACTTCACCAAGGCCGGTATCATAACGCAATTTTCCACCTTCGATAAAAACACGGCTCCAAACGATCCAACCCGGCTTGCTAATCCCCTTCATGGTCCCACCACCGAGGCGGAAATA harbors:
- a CDS encoding fucose isomerase is translated as YFRLGGGTMKGISKPGWIVWSRVFIEGGKLRYDTGLGEVVDLPQEETEERWRLSTPQWPIMHVVLQDISRDQMMARHKSNHIQVAYAPTLADAKKALFLKAAMMSELGLKVSVCGKV